A genomic region of Palaemon carinicauda isolate YSFRI2023 chromosome 22, ASM3689809v2, whole genome shotgun sequence contains the following coding sequences:
- the LOC137615837 gene encoding histone-lysine N-methyltransferase SETMAR-like, with translation MGITQIKEWYNRFKDGHITVESEPRSGRPSTCRNDQVIAKVNVLVMRDFRVTIREIAEEVGISTFSAHSIMTEDLAMNRVAAKFVPKLLMAEQKELRFEVLQDMLDSTNRDPSFMNTIITGDKSWVYGYDPETKSQSSQWKHSTSPRPKKACQVHSYVKVMLTVFFNSHGVVHHEYAPQGQTITKEYYRDVLHRLHDAVRRKRPELWSTGN, from the coding sequence ATGGGCATCACACAGATTAAGGAGTGGTACAACCGGTTTAAAGACGGCCACATAACGGTGGAGAGTGAGCCACGCTCTGGTCGGCCATCAACATGCAGAAATGACCAGGTCATTGCCAAAGTGAACGTTTTGGTGATGCGGGATTTTCGTGTGACTATCCGAGAAATTGCGGAAGAGGTGGGCATCAGCACTTTTTCGGCACATTCCATTATGACTGAAGATTTGGCCATGAATAGAGTGGCGGCGAAATTCGTGCCGAAGCTGCTGATGGCGGAGCAAAAGGAACTTCGTTTTGAAGTCTTACAGGACATGCTGGACTCCACAAACAGAGACCCTAGCTTCATGAACACCATAATCACTGGTGACAAGTCTTGGGTGTATGGGTACGACCCGGAAACCAAATCCCAGTCGTCACAGTGGAAGCATTCCACCTCACCACGACCAAAGAAGGCCTGCCAAGTGCACAGCTACGTCAAAGTGATGCTGACTGTTTTCTTTAACTCTCACGGTGTGGTGCACCACGAATACGCACCACAAGGTCAAACAATCACCAAAGAGTACTACAGGGATGTCCTTCATCGCCTACATGATGCTGTGCGGCGTAAGAGACCGGAGTTGTGGTCAACAGGAAATTGA